ATGTGGTGAGCCTGTATTCAACACAAAATTTCCATTGTGCTTTTTTATCTCCAACACATCGGACATTGAAACACTCACAATGGCTCGGGATAAATTATTTACCGCATTAATTTTTGCAGTATGCAAACCATCATAGGCCATAAATTGTGTCTTTTTACCAGCAACACCTATTTGTTTACTAAACAAAACAGCACATCGTGCGCCATTACCACACATGCTGCCAATACGACCATCGGCATTAAAATAAACCATCTCAAAATCAGAATTTCTGCTATGTTGAATAAAAATAACACCATCTGCACCAATACCAAAATGCCTGTTGCATAACATAGCAATCTGCTTTGGATTCAGTGTGCTAAACTTGCCTGACCTGTTATCAACCAAAATAAAATCGTTGCCCGCGCCCTGATACTTGCTGAATTTTAGATGCATTTTTATTCTTTAAAAAACTAAATCTTAAGATTAAACGTTGTAAAGCTACGTGAATATTCTGAAATATTGTTAACGATTGTTAACATGTACTTCATAGTCATTTCACTGATAGTGATATAACTTCGTTGTCGAAATAGAAAGTAAAATATTCAAGATTAAAATAATGATAAGACAGATTAAAAAGGTAGCCGGAATACTTGCCATTGCAGCAATTGGAGGCTTTACTTCTTTGGCCATTTACAAACAAACAGAAAAGCCTGTTTTATTTGGTCAGCAAGATAATGTAGTGCCCCTTAAAAGGGTAAGTATGGCAGGTAATACTGAAGCAGCCATGTTTGACTTTACAGAAGCTGCAGAAAAAGCAGTACCGGCAGTTGTGCACGTTAAAACAACTTATCCTTCACAACCTGTAAGTGGGAATTTTTTTAATCCATTTAACTTTTGGGGTGCTCCCGGTTATGGCGCACCGCAACCACAACAATCAGCAGGGTCTGGGGTAATTATTTCTGATGATGGATATATTGTTACCAATAATCACGTTGTTGACAATGCAGACAAAGTTGATGTTACATTAGATGACAAGAGAACTTTCACTGCAAAAGTTATTGGTAAAGATCCTTCAACAGATTTGGCATTACTTAAAATTGATCAGACAGGTTTACCTTATTCAAAATTTGCAAATTCAGATGACATTAAAGTAGGTCAATGGGTACTGGCCGTTGGAAACCCTTTTAATTTAACATCTACTGCAACAGCAGGTATTGTTTCAGCAAAAGGTCGTAATATTCACATTTTAAACGA
This portion of the Bacteroidia bacterium genome encodes:
- the dapF gene encoding diaminopimelate epimerase: MHLKFSKYQGAGNDFILVDNRSGKFSTLNPKQIAMLCNRHFGIGADGVIFIQHSRNSDFEMVYFNADGRIGSMCGNGARCAVLFSKQIGVAGKKTQFMAYDGLHTAKINAVNNLSRAIVSVSMSDVLEIKKHNGNFVLNTGSPHYVKFVDDTEKIDVVKEGRRIRNNSTFKAKGINVNFVAYKNKASNIRTYERGVEDETLACGTGITASAIAAHYSGLTKSTSVNMIARGGSLNVTFSAKDNHYSKIVLTGAAMKVFDGEIKI